The Mycolicibacterium fluoranthenivorans genomic interval CGGCGCTCTGCGGGTCGCGATCGTGGGTGCCGGGCCGGCCGCCTGCTACGCCGCGGCCGAGTTGATCGCCATCGACGGTGTCGAGGTCAACCTCTTCGAACGACTGCCGACACCGTTCGGTCTGATCCGGGCGGGGGTGGCGCCCGATCACCAGCACACCAAGTCGGTGGTGAACCTCTTCGAGCGGGTCTTCACCAATCGGCGGTTCGGTTGTCATCTCGGCGTCGAGATCGGCCGTGACCTCACCCATGAGGATCTACTGGCGCATCACCACGCCGTCATCTATGCGGTCGGTGCCGCGACCAGTCGTGCGCTCGGTATCCCCGGTGAGGACCTTCCCGGCAGCCACCCGGCCGCCGATTTCGTGGGTTGGTACAACGGCCATCCCGATCACGCCGGCCGGGTCTTCGATCTCGACACCGAACGTGCCGTGATCGTCGGCAACGGCAATGTCGCGTTGGACGTCGCACGCATGCTGCTGATGGACCGGGACGCGTTGGCGGCCACGGACATCGCCGAGCACGCCCTGGAAGTCCTGCGTACCAGCGCGATCCGGGAAGTGGTGATTCTGGGACGGCGTGGAATCGCCGACGCCGCCTTCTCGGTGGGGGAGTTCCTCGCGCTCGGGCACCTCGACGGGGTCGATATCGTCATCGACGGCGACCTCTCCGATCCGGCCGACGGCGAGCGAAGCGACGGAGAGAGATTCGGCGCGGCGCTGAAGCTCGACATCGCCCGCGAATACGCGGGTCGGGCACAGACACCTGGGAACAAGCGAATCATGTTCCGCTTCAACACGACTCCGCAGGAGATCCTCGGTAGCGGCGTCGCGCAGGGGTTGCGGGTCGCCCGTGGCGG includes:
- a CDS encoding FAD-dependent oxidoreductase, with amino-acid sequence MSYVITQNCCKDASCIPVCPVDCIRPVEGDDTDMLYIDPDSCIDCGACFDECPVDAIHYEDDLPPGQERFREINAAYFERYPLQPDTAPLRPSRPAVPTGALRVAIVGAGPAACYAAAELIAIDGVEVNLFERLPTPFGLIRAGVAPDHQHTKSVVNLFERVFTNRRFGCHLGVEIGRDLTHEDLLAHHHAVIYAVGAATSRALGIPGEDLPGSHPAADFVGWYNGHPDHAGRVFDLDTERAVIVGNGNVALDVARMLLMDRDALAATDIAEHALEVLRTSAIREVVILGRRGIADAAFSVGEFLALGHLDGVDIVIDGDLSDPADGERSDGERFGAALKLDIAREYAGRAQTPGNKRIMFRFNTTPQEILGSGVAQGLRVARGGSTETLATGLILRSIGYRGLAVDGLPFDEAAGVVPNEDGRVSGVRGSYVTGWIKRGPRGVIGTNRTCAVQTVDALWQDHLDGALPRDVAEPAALRKLLADRGIRPLDWSGWRAIDGAERDRGAAASRPRVKFIAIEDLHAAALADS